Proteins co-encoded in one Paracrocinitomix mangrovi genomic window:
- the rplK gene encoding 50S ribosomal protein L11 encodes MAKQIDGLIKLQIKGGAANPAPPVGPALGAKGVNIMEFCKQFNARTQEKAGKVLPVVITVYSDKSFEFIVKTPPVAVQLMDAAKIKGGSAEPNRQKVAKVTWDQVKAIAEDKIQDMNAFKVESAMRMVAGTARSMGITVIGNFPETV; translated from the coding sequence ATGGCAAAACAAATTGATGGATTGATCAAGCTTCAAATCAAAGGTGGAGCAGCTAATCCAGCACCTCCTGTAGGACCAGCTCTTGGTGCTAAGGGTGTTAATATCATGGAGTTCTGTAAGCAGTTTAATGCTAGAACCCAAGAGAAAGCTGGAAAAGTATTGCCGGTTGTAATTACAGTTTATAGCGATAAATCATTTGAATTTATTGTTAAAACTCCTCCGGTTGCTGTACAATTGATGGATGCTGCTAAGATCAAAGGTGGTTCTGCTGAACCAAATAGACAAAAAGTTGCTAAAGTTACTTGGGATCAAGTAAAAGCGATCGCTGAAGATAAAATTCAGGATATGAACGCTTTTAAAGTTGAATCTGCTATGAGAATGGTAGCCGGTACTGCAAGAAGTATGGGTATTACTGTAATCGGCAATTTCCCTGAAACAGTTTAA
- the rpoB gene encoding DNA-directed RNA polymerase subunit beta, which translates to MGSTNNITERISFRSQSSKFEYPDFLDIQLESFRQFFQLETTPENRSDEGLFKVFSENFPITDTRNQFVLEFLDYFIDPPRYTIQECIDRGLTYSVPLKAKLKLYCTDPEHEDFETIVQDVYLGTIPYMTPKGSFVINGAERVIVSQLHRSPGVFFGQSRHANGTKLYSARIIPFKGSWIEFATDINSVMYAYIDRKKKLPVTTLFRAIGYESDKDILEIFDLADEVKVNKANLKKVLDRKLAARVLKTWVEDFVDEDTGEVVSIERNEVLLDRETILEKEHIDLIVESGAKTIILHKENVNTADFAIIYNTLQKDTSNSEKEAVEHIYRQLRNAEPPDFETARSVFEKLFFSDTRYDLGEVGRFRINTKLGIDTDIEQKVLTKQDIILIVKYLIELINAKAEIDDIDHLSNRRVRTVGEQLHNQFGVGLARMARTIRERMNVRDNEVFTPIDLINAKTLSSVINSFFGTNQLSQFMDQTNPLSEVTHKRRLSALGPGGLSRERAGFEVRDVHYTHYGRLCTIETPEGPNIGLISSLCVYAKVNKLGFIETPYWEVKDGKVNYTTPIYKSAEEEEGKVIAQASAETDDKGKLVNDKIKARLEGDFPVVDPNEISMMDVGTNQIASIAASSIPFLEHDDANRALMGSNMQRQAVPLLKPTSPIVGTGIEKLVARDSRVLINAEGDGVVEYVDANEIQIKYNLSAEDKLVSFDGEVKTYELTKFQKTNQSTTINLRPIVAKGDTVEKGQVLCEGYATQAGELALGQNLKVAFMPWQGYNFEDAIVISEKIVRDDIFTSVHIDEYTLEVRDTKRGLEELTADIPNVSEEATKDLDENGIIRVGADIKEGDILIGKITPKGETDPSPEEKLLRAIFGDKAGDVKDASLKAGPSLRGVVVDKKLFSRAIKDRKTKAKDKPILAQLDEDYEKEAGALKGVLIDKLLDILKDEKSAGVFNNYKEEILKKGIKFSQKNLQTVDFSIVNPYDWTGNEKINKLIQRVLHNYSIKANDLLGIYKRKKFQISVGDELPTGIVKMAKVYVAKKRKLKVGDKMAGRHGNKGIVANIVRQEDMPFLEDGTPVDIVLNPLGVPSRMNLGQIYETVLGWAGEKLGVKFATPIFDGASMDQINEYTEKAGVPKFGKTYLYDGNTGEIFDQPATVGVIYMLKLGHMVDDKMHARSIGPYSLITQQPLGGKAQFGGQRFGEMEVWALEAYGAANILREILTIKSDDVVGRAKAYESIVKGENFQEPGIPESFNVLLNELAGLGLNITMD; encoded by the coding sequence TTGGGATCTACAAATAATATTACAGAAAGAATTAGCTTTAGAAGTCAATCAAGCAAGTTTGAATATCCCGACTTCTTGGATATCCAGTTAGAATCATTCAGGCAGTTCTTTCAGTTGGAAACAACCCCGGAAAACAGAAGTGATGAAGGTCTCTTCAAAGTGTTCAGCGAAAACTTCCCAATTACGGATACTCGTAATCAATTCGTTTTGGAGTTTTTGGACTATTTCATTGATCCACCTCGTTACACTATCCAAGAGTGTATAGATAGAGGATTAACTTACAGTGTTCCATTAAAAGCCAAATTAAAGCTTTATTGTACAGATCCTGAGCATGAGGATTTTGAGACGATCGTTCAAGACGTATATCTTGGTACTATCCCTTATATGACTCCAAAAGGTTCTTTCGTTATTAACGGAGCTGAAAGAGTTATCGTTTCACAATTACATAGATCACCTGGTGTGTTCTTTGGACAATCGCGTCACGCTAACGGTACTAAATTGTACTCGGCTAGAATTATTCCGTTTAAAGGATCTTGGATCGAATTTGCTACAGATATCAACTCGGTAATGTATGCTTATATCGATCGTAAAAAGAAATTACCTGTTACTACTTTGTTCCGTGCTATCGGATACGAAAGTGATAAAGATATTTTAGAAATCTTCGATCTTGCAGATGAAGTTAAAGTAAACAAAGCCAACTTGAAAAAGGTTTTGGATAGAAAACTTGCTGCAAGAGTTTTGAAAACTTGGGTTGAAGATTTCGTAGATGAGGATACTGGAGAAGTTGTTTCTATTGAAAGAAACGAAGTGTTATTAGATCGTGAAACTATTCTTGAAAAAGAACACATTGATCTAATTGTTGAGTCTGGAGCTAAAACTATTATCCTTCACAAGGAAAATGTAAATACTGCAGATTTTGCTATCATCTACAACACATTACAAAAAGATACTTCTAACTCAGAGAAAGAAGCGGTTGAACACATCTACCGTCAATTGAGAAATGCAGAGCCGCCTGATTTTGAAACAGCAAGGTCTGTATTTGAAAAACTATTCTTCTCTGATACAAGATATGACTTAGGTGAAGTTGGTCGTTTCCGTATCAATACCAAATTAGGAATTGACACTGATATCGAGCAAAAAGTATTGACTAAACAAGATATTATCTTGATCGTTAAATACTTGATTGAGTTAATCAATGCTAAAGCTGAGATTGATGATATCGATCACCTTTCTAATAGACGTGTAAGAACAGTTGGAGAGCAATTACACAACCAGTTCGGAGTTGGTTTGGCTAGAATGGCTAGAACGATCCGTGAAAGAATGAACGTTAGAGATAATGAGGTGTTTACGCCAATCGATTTGATTAATGCTAAGACACTTTCATCTGTAATTAATTCATTCTTCGGAACCAACCAGCTTTCTCAGTTCATGGATCAAACAAATCCACTTTCTGAGGTAACACACAAAAGAAGATTGTCGGCACTAGGGCCTGGAGGTCTTTCTAGAGAAAGAGCAGGGTTTGAGGTGCGTGACGTTCACTATACTCACTACGGTAGATTGTGTACTATTGAAACACCTGAGGGACCAAACATTGGTTTGATTTCTTCATTGTGTGTATATGCAAAAGTTAATAAGTTGGGATTCATTGAAACTCCTTATTGGGAAGTGAAAGATGGAAAAGTAAATTATACTACTCCAATTTATAAATCTGCTGAAGAAGAAGAAGGTAAAGTAATTGCTCAGGCAAGTGCTGAAACTGACGATAAAGGTAAATTGGTTAATGATAAGATTAAGGCAAGATTAGAGGGTGACTTCCCTGTTGTTGATCCGAATGAAATATCAATGATGGACGTTGGAACTAACCAGATTGCATCAATTGCAGCATCTTCAATTCCTTTCTTGGAGCATGATGATGCCAACCGTGCCTTGATGGGATCTAACATGCAGCGTCAGGCAGTTCCTTTATTGAAACCTACTTCTCCTATTGTTGGAACCGGAATTGAGAAATTGGTAGCGAGAGACTCTCGTGTATTGATCAATGCTGAAGGTGACGGAGTAGTTGAGTATGTTGATGCAAATGAAATTCAAATCAAATACAACTTGTCTGCAGAAGATAAATTGGTAAGCTTTGATGGAGAGGTTAAAACTTATGAGTTAACTAAATTCCAAAAAACTAACCAATCTACTACTATCAATCTTAGACCAATTGTGGCTAAAGGAGATACAGTAGAAAAAGGACAGGTACTTTGTGAAGGATATGCAACTCAAGCTGGAGAGTTGGCCTTAGGTCAAAACTTGAAAGTAGCGTTCATGCCTTGGCAAGGATATAACTTTGAGGATGCGATTGTAATCTCTGAGAAAATCGTTAGAGATGACATCTTTACTTCAGTTCACATTGACGAATATACTTTAGAGGTTCGTGATACAAAACGTGGATTGGAAGAATTAACTGCTGATATTCCAAACGTTTCAGAAGAGGCTACAAAAGACTTAGATGAAAACGGAATTATCAGAGTTGGTGCTGATATCAAAGAAGGAGATATTTTGATTGGTAAGATTACTCCTAAAGGAGAAACTGATCCTTCTCCGGAAGAAAAACTATTGAGAGCTATCTTTGGTGACAAAGCAGGTGATGTAAAAGATGCATCATTGAAAGCAGGACCTTCTTTAAGAGGTGTTGTTGTTGACAAGAAATTGTTCTCAAGAGCAATCAAAGACAGAAAAACTAAAGCAAAAGATAAGCCAATTTTAGCGCAGTTAGATGAAGACTACGAAAAAGAGGCAGGTGCTTTAAAAGGAGTTTTGATTGACAAGTTATTAGACATTTTGAAAGATGAAAAATCTGCTGGTGTTTTCAATAACTATAAAGAAGAGATCTTGAAAAAGGGAATTAAATTCTCTCAAAAGAACTTGCAAACTGTTGATTTCTCAATTGTTAATCCATACGATTGGACTGGAAATGAGAAAATAAATAAATTGATCCAAAGAGTATTGCACAATTACTCGATCAAAGCAAATGATCTTCTTGGAATTTATAAGCGTAAAAAATTCCAGATTTCAGTAGGTGATGAGTTACCAACAGGAATCGTTAAAATGGCAAAAGTTTACGTTGCTAAGAAGAGAAAGTTGAAAGTTGGTGATAAGATGGCAGGACGTCACGGAAATAAAGGAATCGTGGCAAATATCGTTCGTCAAGAAGATATGCCTTTCCTTGAAGATGGAACTCCTGTTGATATCGTACTTAACCCACTAGGGGTACCTTCTCGTATGAACCTTGGACAGATTTATGAAACTGTACTAGGATGGGCAGGTGAAAAACTAGGTGTTAAGTTTGCTACTCCAATTTTTGACGGAGCATCAATGGACCAAATCAACGAATACACGGAAAAAGCAGGTGTGCCTAAATTCGGTAAAACTTACTTGTATGATGGTAATACAGGAGAGATTTTCGATCAACCGGCAACTGTTGGTGTAATCTATATGTTGAAATTAGGTCACATGGTTGATGACAAGATGCACGCACGTTCTATCGGACCATACTCGTTGATTACTCAACAACCATTGGGTGGTAAAGCTCAATTTGGAGGTCAGCGTTTTGGTGAGATGGAGGTTTGGGCACTTGAAGCTTATGGTGCAGCTAATATCTTGAGAGAGATTTTAACAATCAAGTCGGATGACGTTGTAGGAAGAGCGAAAGCTTATGAGTCGATTGTTAAAGGTGAAAACTTCCAGGAGCCTGGTATTCCAGAATCATTCAATGTATTGTTGAATGAGTTGGCAGGACTTGGATTGAACATCACAATGGATTAA
- the nusG gene encoding transcription termination/antitermination protein NusG, which translates to MAEIKKRWYVVRAIGGKEKKVRDYIELEVKRHKIEHLVGQVLIPTEKVYQIRNGKKISKERNYLPGYVLIEAALEGEVQHIIKSVPNVIGFMSAVKGGDPMPMRKEEVNRILGKVDELAEQEEELNIPYVVGETVKVIDGPFNGFNGVIENINEEKKKLEVMVKIFGRKTPLELNYMQVDKNS; encoded by the coding sequence ATGGCTGAGATTAAAAAACGTTGGTACGTAGTTCGTGCTATTGGTGGTAAAGAGAAAAAAGTTCGTGATTATATCGAGCTTGAGGTGAAGCGTCACAAAATTGAACACTTGGTAGGTCAGGTTTTGATTCCTACAGAAAAAGTGTATCAAATTAGAAACGGTAAAAAAATCAGCAAGGAAAGAAATTACTTGCCAGGTTACGTTTTGATTGAGGCTGCCCTTGAAGGTGAGGTGCAACACATTATTAAAAGTGTTCCTAACGTAATCGGATTTATGAGCGCGGTAAAGGGTGGCGACCCAATGCCTATGCGTAAAGAAGAAGTTAACCGAATTTTAGGTAAGGTTGACGAGTTAGCAGAACAAGAAGAAGAATTGAACATTCCTTATGTTGTTGGAGAAACTGTTAAAGTAATTGACGGTCCTTTCAACGGATTTAATGGAGTGATTGAAAATATTAATGAAGAGAAGAAGAAGTTAGAGGTGATGGTAAAAATATTCGGCCGTAAAACTCCACTTGAGTTGAACTATATGCAGGTCGATAAAAATAGTTAA
- the tuf gene encoding elongation factor Tu, whose amino-acid sequence MAKETFNRSKPHVNIGTIGHVDHGKTTLTAAITTVLAKAGGAEVRSFDTIDNAPEEKERGITINTSHVEYETETRHYAHVDCPGHADYVKNMVTGAAQMDGAILVVAATDGPMPQTREHILLGRQVGVPRMVVFMNKVDMVDDEELLELVEMEIRDLLSFYEYDGDNTPVIQGSALGGLNGEPKWEETIMKLMESVDNWIELPVREVDKDFLMPVEDVFSITGRGTVATGKIETGVINTGDEVDIIGMGEEKLSSTITGVEMFRKILDRGEAGDNVGLLLRGIEKTDIRRGMVIAKPGSITPHAKFKAEVYILKKEEGGRHTPFHNKYRPQFYLRTTDVTGEIVLEDGREMVMPGDNVTITVNLIVPVAINKGLRFAIREGGRTVGAGQVTEILD is encoded by the coding sequence ATGGCTAAGGAAACCTTTAATCGTTCCAAACCACACGTAAATATTGGGACAATTGGACACGTTGACCATGGTAAAACTACTTTGACTGCTGCTATTACTACTGTATTAGCAAAAGCTGGTGGTGCTGAAGTAAGAAGCTTCGATACTATTGATAACGCTCCTGAAGAAAAAGAAAGAGGTATTACTATTAATACATCTCACGTAGAATACGAAACTGAAACTAGACACTATGCTCACGTTGACTGTCCAGGTCACGCCGACTATGTAAAGAACATGGTAACTGGTGCTGCTCAAATGGATGGTGCGATCTTGGTAGTTGCTGCTACTGATGGTCCTATGCCTCAAACTAGAGAGCACATCCTTTTAGGAAGACAGGTTGGTGTTCCTAGAATGGTTGTTTTCATGAACAAAGTTGACATGGTTGATGATGAAGAGCTACTTGAATTAGTAGAAATGGAAATCAGAGACTTGTTGTCTTTCTATGAGTATGATGGAGATAATACTCCAGTTATCCAAGGATCTGCTTTAGGTGGATTGAATGGAGAGCCTAAATGGGAAGAAACTATCATGAAATTGATGGAGTCAGTTGATAACTGGATCGAACTTCCAGTTAGAGAAGTTGATAAAGATTTCTTGATGCCTGTTGAGGATGTATTCTCAATTACTGGTCGTGGTACTGTTGCTACTGGTAAAATTGAAACTGGTGTTATTAACACTGGAGATGAGGTTGATATCATTGGTATGGGTGAAGAAAAATTATCTTCAACTATTACTGGGGTTGAGATGTTTAGAAAAATCTTAGATAGAGGTGAAGCTGGTGATAACGTAGGTCTTCTTTTGAGAGGTATCGAGAAAACTGATATCAGAAGAGGAATGGTAATCGCTAAACCTGGTTCAATTACTCCTCACGCTAAGTTTAAAGCTGAGGTTTATATCTTGAAAAAAGAAGAAGGTGGACGTCACACTCCATTCCATAACAAATATAGACCACAGTTCTACTTAAGAACTACTGACGTAACTGGTGAAATCGTTCTTGAAGACGGTAGAGAAATGGTTATGCCTGGTGATAACGTTACTATTACTGTAAACTTAATCGTTCCTGTTGCGATCAACAAAGGGTTGAGATTCGCGATCAGAGAAGGTGGTAGAACAGTAGGAGCTGGTCAGGTAACTGAGATTTTAGACTAA
- the rplL gene encoding 50S ribosomal protein L7/L12 produces MAELKEFAEQLVNLTVKEVNELAEILKEEYGIEPAAAAVAVAGPVGGGDGGAAEEKTEFDVILKSAGGSKLAVVKLVKELTGAGLKEAKELVDGAPATLKEGVSKDEAEGLKSSLEEAGAEVEIK; encoded by the coding sequence ATGGCTGAATTAAAAGAATTCGCAGAACAACTAGTAAACCTTACAGTAAAAGAGGTAAACGAACTAGCTGAAATCCTTAAAGAAGAGTACGGAATCGAGCCTGCTGCTGCTGCAGTAGCTGTTGCTGGACCTGTTGGTGGTGGAGACGGTGGAGCAGCTGAAGAGAAAACTGAATTTGATGTTATCTTGAAATCTGCTGGTGGATCTAAATTAGCTGTAGTTAAATTGGTAAAAGAATTAACTGGAGCTGGTCTTAAAGAAGCTAAAGAACTAGTTGATGGTGCACCTGCTACTTTGAAAGAAGGTGTTTCTAAAGACGAAGCTGAAGGTCTTAAATCTTCATTAGAAGAGGCAGGAGCTGAAGTTGAGATTAAATAA
- the secE gene encoding preprotein translocase subunit SecE → MANIVKYIEESYNELVHKVTWPTWDQLQSSSIVVLVASVIFALLIFIMDYLFGINVQHVEGQTEFGIWKGLLGFYYDLRGAY, encoded by the coding sequence GTGGCAAACATAGTCAAATACATAGAGGAGTCTTACAATGAGTTAGTGCACAAGGTAACTTGGCCAACTTGGGATCAACTCCAAAGTAGTTCAATCGTGGTACTAGTTGCTTCGGTTATTTTTGCATTATTAATCTTTATCATGGATTATTTGTTTGGAATTAACGTGCAACACGTTGAAGGACAAACTGAATTCGGAATCTGGAAAGGTCTTTTAGGTTTCTACTATGATTTAAGAGGGGCATATTAA
- the rplA gene encoding 50S ribosomal protein L1 produces the protein MARIGKKRKEALSKIDKTKAYSLTEACSLLKEITNAKFDASVDVAVRLGVDPRKSNEMVRGTVALPHGTGKDVKVLVLCTPDKEAEAKEAGAEHVGLDDYINKIKGGWTDIDVIITMPSVMGKVGALGRVLGPRGLMPNPKTGTVTMDIGKAVQDVKAGKIDFRVDKFGIVHSSVAKVSFDPKKIEENTNELLQTIIKLKPAAAKGTYIKSVYLSSTMSPSINVDTKAFAI, from the coding sequence ATGGCAAGAATAGGTAAGAAAAGAAAAGAGGCTTTGTCAAAAATTGACAAAACTAAAGCTTATTCCTTGACAGAAGCTTGTTCTCTGTTAAAGGAAATCACTAACGCTAAGTTTGATGCTTCAGTTGATGTTGCAGTAAGACTTGGAGTTGACCCAAGAAAATCTAACGAAATGGTACGTGGTACGGTAGCTTTGCCTCACGGAACAGGAAAAGACGTCAAAGTATTGGTGTTGTGTACTCCTGATAAGGAAGCTGAAGCAAAAGAAGCAGGTGCTGAACACGTTGGATTAGACGACTATATCAATAAAATTAAAGGAGGATGGACTGATATTGATGTTATCATTACAATGCCTTCCGTAATGGGTAAAGTAGGTGCTTTAGGTAGAGTATTAGGACCAAGAGGTTTGATGCCAAATCCTAAAACAGGTACTGTTACTATGGATATAGGAAAAGCAGTTCAAGATGTTAAGGCTGGTAAAATCGATTTCAGAGTTGATAAGTTTGGAATTGTACACTCATCTGTAGCTAAAGTATCTTTCGATCCTAAGAAAATCGAGGAGAATACGAATGAGTTACTTCAAACTATTATCAAATTGAAACCGGCAGCAGCTAAAGGTACTTATATCAAGAGCGTTTATTTAAGCTCTACTATGAGTCCAAGCATCAATGTTGACACTAAGGCGTTTGCCATTTAA
- the rplJ gene encoding 50S ribosomal protein L10 — translation MTKEEKSQYIEDLASKLSDTGVFYLTDASGLTVESVNSLREKCYKANIELKVVKNTLLKKALEKIEDKNYEDLYGVLAGPTAIMFSEVGNAPAKLIKDFRKKFPKPLLKGAFIEEAIYTGEENLDFLVSIKSKEELIGDIIALLQSPAKNVVSGLQSGGGKLAGIIKTLSERTEA, via the coding sequence ATGACAAAAGAGGAAAAATCACAGTACATTGAAGATTTAGCAAGTAAATTGTCTGATACGGGTGTATTTTATTTAACAGATGCTTCAGGATTAACTGTTGAATCTGTTAACAGCTTAAGAGAAAAATGCTACAAAGCTAATATCGAACTTAAAGTGGTTAAAAACACTTTATTGAAAAAAGCTTTGGAGAAAATTGAGGACAAGAATTATGAAGATCTTTACGGAGTTCTTGCTGGTCCTACTGCAATCATGTTCTCTGAAGTAGGTAATGCCCCTGCGAAGTTGATCAAAGATTTCCGTAAAAAGTTTCCAAAACCGCTTTTGAAAGGTGCTTTTATTGAAGAAGCTATCTACACAGGAGAAGAGAATTTAGATTTCTTGGTTTCTATCAAAAGCAAAGAAGAACTTATCGGAGATATCATTGCACTTCTTCAATCGCCGGCGAAAAACGTTGTTTCTGGATTACAATCTGGAGGTGGCAAGTTAGCTGGTATTATTAAAACGCTTTCGGAAAGAACCGAAGCATAG